A part of Schistocerca americana isolate TAMUIC-IGC-003095 unplaced genomic scaffold, iqSchAmer2.1 HiC_scaffold_97, whole genome shotgun sequence genomic DNA contains:
- the LOC124592976 gene encoding nascent polypeptide-associated complex subunit alpha, muscle-specific form-like yields MTARTPHCAYCANRLHQPQPTLRMPSRRTSPAATPANRTAVRHLPGGACARPAPQREPTTSEPRRTHHHAHKATAACQQLSTRVVATGARHTPAGAGAQQAPPTQKRRPPHPGQGQEHGKRRQSESGAHRTPAGAKSAASAANAKAAPAAPRPEPRAQQAPPQPKRRPPHPGRSQSTANAANAKAAPATPRPRPRAQQAPPKQKRRPPHPGRSQEHSKRRQSKSGARRTPAGAKSTASAANAKAAPAAPRPEPRAQQAPPTQKRRPPHPGRSQSTASAAEASKCHSPVSKDTRHKCPTP; encoded by the exons ATGACCGCCAGAACTCCCCACTGTGCTTATTGCGCCAACCGCCTGCACCAACCACAGCCAACATTGCGTATG CCCAGCCGGCGGACGAGCCCCGCCGCTACCCCGGCCAACCGCACCGCCGTCCGACATTTGCCGGGCGGAGCATGTGCGAGGCCGGCGCCGCAGCGGGAGCCCACCACCAGCGAGCCGCGCAGGACGCACCACCATGCGCATAAGGCAACTGCCGCGTGCCAACAGCTGTCGACACGCGTCGTTGCCAC CGGCGCCCGCCACACCCCGGCCGGAGCCGGGGCGCAGCAagcgccgccaacgcaaaagcggcgcccgccgcaccccggccaaGGCCAAGAGCACGGCAAGCGCCGCCAAAGTGAAAGCGGCGCCcaccgcaccccggccggagccaagagcgcagcaagcgccgccaacgcaaaagcggcgcccgccgcaccccggccggagccaagagcacagcaagcgccgccacagccaaagcggcgcccgccgcaccccggccggagccagaGCACAGCAAAcgccgccaacgcaaaagcggcACCCGCCACACCCCGGCCAAGGCCAAGAGCACAGCAGGCGCCGCCAaagcaaaagcggcgcccgccgcaccccggccggagccaagagcacagcaagcgccgccaaagcaaaagcggcgcccgccgcaccccggccggagccaagagcacagcaagcgccgccaacgcaaaagcggcgcccgccgcaccccggccggagccaagagcacagcaagcgccgccaacgcaaaagcggcgcccgccgcaccccggccggagccagaGCACAGCAAGCGCCGCAGAAGCGAGCAAGTGCCATTCGCCAGTGAGCAAGGATACTAGACACAAGTGTCCGACACCTTAG